The stretch of DNA GACAGGAGAAGTCTGTATGAGCTGGAACCCCTACGAGAACCTTCCCCCAGCGGCTTCGTTCTCACTGACCAGCAGCGACTTACGGGAGGGCGAGAAGCTGAAGATGCCGCAGGTCAGCGGCGTCTTCGGCGCCGGCGGCCAGGACATCTCCCCGCAGCTCTCCTGGAGCGGCTTCCCTGCAGGGACCCGGAGCTTCGTGGTCACCATGTGCGACCCCGAAGCGCCCACGGTCACCGGCTTCTGGCACTGGGCCGTGGTGAACATTCCCGGCAACGTCACGGAGCTGCCTGCCGGCGCCGGCGACAAGTCCGGCAAGGGGCTCCCTGAGGGCGCCTTTCATCTCCCGAACGACGCCAGAACGATGCGGTACGTTGGCGCCGGGCCGCCGCCGGGCACTGGAAAGCACCGCTACATCTTCGCGGTCCTCGCCCTCGCCGCCGAGAAGATCGAGATTGACAGGGAAGCGACGCCCGCCTGGCTGATGTTCAGCCTATTCAACGGTACCCTGGGACGCGCGTTCCTCGAGGGCTGGTACGAGAGGTAGGCCCATAGCCTGCCCAAACTGAGACACTACCCGTCAAACCGGGACGTGGACAACCTTGGC from Actinomycetota bacterium encodes:
- a CDS encoding YbhB/YbcL family Raf kinase inhibitor-like protein, whose product is MSWNPYENLPPAASFSLTSSDLREGEKLKMPQVSGVFGAGGQDISPQLSWSGFPAGTRSFVVTMCDPEAPTVTGFWHWAVVNIPGNVTELPAGAGDKSGKGLPEGAFHLPNDARTMRYVGAGPPPGTGKHRYIFAVLALAAEKIEIDREATPAWLMFSLFNGTLGRAFLEGWYER